In one Lolium rigidum isolate FL_2022 chromosome 3, APGP_CSIRO_Lrig_0.1, whole genome shotgun sequence genomic region, the following are encoded:
- the LOC124697270 gene encoding hydroquinone glucosyltransferase-like, protein MESLTSAGSAPAQSTVRPHVVLLASPDAGHLIPLFELARRLVEHHGFAATIVTFHSLSERQTLPSSLPASVTIAALPAVKIDDLPADALRPVVLVEIIHRSLPSLRTLLRSISSGSTTSRLAALVPDFLCFPALPLAAELGVPAYIFFASNVTLLYLMHGLVELHDGALPGEYRDLPEPFQIPGGLSLPRADLPDGYRSSKDPVYAGVVEACRQYLLADGFLANTFDEMEPATVEAFKQVVDRGAFPPVFPVGPLVRSNSDEEAAGGASPLLEWLDRQPARSVVYVSFGSGGALSVEQTTELAAGLEASGHRFLWVVRMPSLDGRAQAFGAGGDDDDPLAWLPEGFMQRTEDRGLAVAGWAPQVRVLSHPATAAFVSHCGWNSTLEDAVAGVPMVAWPLHTEQRMNALLLEESLGVALRPRAREDGGVVAREEVAAAVKELMEGENGRAVRRRAEELQQAAARALSPEGSSCQALEDVAAKWKAAVSG, encoded by the coding sequence ATGGAGTCGTTGACCAGTGCCGGCTCCGCGCCAGCACAGTCCACGGTGCGGCCGCACGTCGTGCTGCTGGCgagccccgacgccggccacCTCATACCGCTGTTCGAGCTTGCTCGGCGGCTCGTCGAGCACCACGGCTTCGCGGCCACGATCGTCACCTTCCACAGCCTCTCCGAACGGCAAACCCTCCCCAGCAGCCTCCCCGCCTCCGTCACCATCGCCGCGCTCCCCGCAGTCAAGATCGACGACCTCCCCGCTGATGCTCTCCGACCCGTCGTCCTCGTGGAGATCATCCACCGCTCCCTACCGAGCCTCCGCACCCTGCTCCGCTCCATCAGCTCCGGATCGACGACCTCCCGGCTCGCCGCACTGGTGCCGGACTTCCTCTGCTTCCCGGCGCTGCCCCTCGCCGCCGAGCTAGGCGTCCCGGCCTATATCTTCTTCGCCAGCAACGTGACGCTTCTTTACCTGATGCACGGCCTGGTGGAGCTCCACGACGGCGCTCTCCCTGGCGAATACCGCGACCTCCCGGAGCCTTTCCAGATCCCCGGGGGATTGTCGCTGCCCCGCGCCGACCTTCCGGACGGCTATCGTTCTAGTAAGGATCCGGTTTACGCGGGAGTGGTAGAGGCATGCCGGCAATACCTCCTCGCCGACGGCTTCTTGGCGAACACCTTTGACGAGATGGAACCTGCCACCGTTGAGGCGTTCAAACAGGTGGTGGACCGAGGCGCGTTCCCGCCGGTGTTCCCTGTGGGGCCGCTGGTCCGGTCAAACTCCGATGAGGAAGCTGCTGGAGGCGCGTCGCCTTTGCTAGAGTGGCTGGACCGCCAGCCGGCGAGGTCCGTGGTGTACGTCTCGTTCGGAAGCGGCGGGGCGCTGTCCGTGGAGCAGACGACCGAGCTCGCCGCGGGGCTAGAGGCGAGCGGGCACAGGTTCCTGTGGGTGGTGCGGATGCCGAGCTTGGACGGCCGCGCCCAGGCCTTCGgggccggcggcgacgacgacgacccactgGCGTGGCTTCCCGAGGGCTTCATGCAGAGGACTGAGGACAGGGGCCTCGCGGTCGCGGGCTGGGCGCCTCAGGTGCGCGTGCTGTCCCACCCGGCGACGGCGGCCTTCGTGTcgcactgcgggtggaactccaCGCTGGAGGACGCGGTGGCCGGCGTGCCGATGGTCGCGTGGCCGCTGCACACGGAGCAGAGGATGAATGCACTCCTGCTGGAAGAGAGCCTCGGGGTGGCGCTGCGACCACGCGCGCGGGAGGACGGCGGCGTCGTGGCGCgcgaggaggtggcggcggccgtgAAGGAGCTCATGGAGGGGGAGAATGGGCGCGCTGTGCGGCGCCGCGCTGAGGAACTGCAGcaagcggcggcgcgcgcgctgTCGCCGGAAGGGTCGTCGTGCCAGGCGTTGGAGGATGTCGCCGCCAAGTGGAAAGCCGCGGTTAGCGGGTAA